One genomic region from Vannielia litorea encodes:
- a CDS encoding YcjX family protein encodes MVVSTIVDGVTRGVETVGHVVTGGFLEPRIRLGVTGLSRAGKTVFITSLVANLMDRARMGGLRAAAEGAIQTAYLQPQPDDTVPRFAYEDHLAAMVGPEPHWPESTRAVSELRLSLKVQPGGLLGGLRGPQVVHLDIVDYPGEWLLDLGLLDMSYDDWAAQALEKARARTEGAAFVAALEAVDGAGKLEEPEAKQLSEAFADYLKAAREAGYSDCTPGRFLLPGELEGSPALTFAPLPAGEAPRGSLRRELARRFEAYKRAVVKPFFRDHFAEIDRQVVLVDVLGAIHAGPKALEDLRQAMADILGAFKPGRNGWLTRLLGGHRVEKILFAATKADHLHHKQHGSLTAITEALVREAKDRADFAGAKTQAMSIAALRATTEETRSHEGREIDLVRGTLMETGKKAAMYPGALPADPGRLLGAARGGREAWLDGDYAVMKFAPAEVSLAPGEGPPHIRLDRAAEFLIGDRLR; translated from the coding sequence GTGGTTGTTTCAACCATCGTGGATGGGGTGACGCGGGGCGTCGAGACCGTGGGCCATGTGGTCACCGGGGGCTTTCTGGAGCCGCGCATCCGGCTGGGCGTGACCGGGTTAAGCCGGGCGGGCAAGACGGTGTTCATCACCTCGCTGGTGGCCAACCTGATGGACCGGGCGCGGATGGGCGGGCTGCGGGCGGCGGCGGAGGGGGCGATTCAGACGGCCTATCTGCAGCCCCAGCCCGACGACACGGTGCCGCGCTTTGCCTATGAGGACCACCTTGCCGCGATGGTCGGCCCCGAGCCGCACTGGCCCGAGAGCACGCGGGCGGTGAGCGAGCTGCGGCTGAGCCTGAAGGTGCAGCCGGGCGGCTTGCTGGGCGGGTTGCGCGGGCCGCAGGTGGTGCATCTCGATATCGTGGATTACCCCGGCGAGTGGCTGCTGGACCTTGGCTTACTCGACATGAGCTACGACGATTGGGCCGCGCAGGCGCTAGAGAAGGCACGGGCGCGGACGGAGGGCGCGGCGTTTGTTGCGGCGCTTGAGGCTGTGGACGGGGCGGGCAAGCTGGAGGAGCCGGAAGCCAAGCAGCTCTCGGAGGCCTTTGCGGACTATCTGAAGGCCGCGCGGGAGGCGGGGTATTCAGACTGCACGCCGGGGCGGTTCCTGCTGCCGGGGGAGCTGGAGGGCTCGCCGGCGCTGACCTTCGCGCCGCTGCCTGCTGGCGAGGCGCCGCGCGGCTCGCTGCGGCGGGAACTGGCCCGGCGGTTCGAGGCCTACAAGCGGGCGGTGGTGAAGCCGTTCTTCCGCGACCATTTTGCCGAGATCGACCGGCAGGTGGTGCTGGTGGATGTGCTGGGCGCCATTCATGCGGGGCCGAAGGCGCTGGAAGATCTGCGGCAGGCAATGGCCGATATTCTGGGCGCGTTCAAGCCAGGTCGGAACGGTTGGCTCACCCGGCTGCTGGGCGGGCACAGGGTGGAGAAGATCCTCTTTGCGGCGACCAAGGCGGACCATCTGCACCACAAACAGCACGGCAGCCTGACGGCGATCACAGAGGCGCTGGTGCGCGAGGCCAAGGACCGGGCGGATTTTGCCGGGGCCAAGACGCAGGCGATGAGCATTGCCGCGTTGCGGGCCACAACGGAGGAGACGCGCAGCCATGAGGGCCGCGAGATTGACCTTGTGCGTGGCACGCTGATGGAGACGGGCAAGAAGGCGGCGATGTACCCCGGTGCTTTGCCAGCGGACCCGGGGCGGCTGCTGGGCGCGGCGCGGGGCGGACGCGAGGCGTGGCTCGACGGCGATTACGCGGTGATGAAGTTCGCGCCGGCGGAGGTGTCTCTCGCGCCGGGCGAGGGGCCGCCGCATATCCGGCTGGACCGGGCGGCGGAATTCCTGATCGGAGACAGGTTGCGATGA
- a CDS encoding T6SS phospholipase effector Tle1-like catalytic domain-containing protein, translated as MTLRELIGSFWPGRRERNTPRPTTREPVCHVVVLDGTMSSLRNKHETNAGLTFKLLRRAARGGRLSVHYEPGIQWRDWKSTGDVVAGRGINRQIQRAYGFLASRYRPGDRIYLIGYSRGAYAVRSLAGCIDTVGLLKRDNATVRGIRQVWRHYRAGGGSEAALRFRLAYCHNDVRIEAVGCWDTVKSLGVRLPVLWRFTNDAHAFHNHNLGAVVKNGFHALALDETRQAYAPVMWQSREGWPGERLEQVWFRGSHGDVGGHITPFLKARPLANISLVWMLGRLADCGLPLPEGWAAEFPQDVNAPSIGRFMGWGKLFLSRRSRVIMEDPSESYHPTARPDAPLMAAPGSGGPGPSVEKRKEKRAESQELPPSPPDEA; from the coding sequence GTGACGCTTCGTGAGCTGATTGGCTCCTTCTGGCCGGGACGGCGTGAACGAAACACGCCGCGCCCGACCACGCGGGAGCCAGTGTGCCATGTGGTGGTGCTCGATGGCACCATGTCGAGCCTGCGGAACAAGCACGAGACCAACGCGGGCCTGACCTTCAAGCTGCTCAGGCGGGCGGCGCGGGGCGGGCGGCTCTCGGTGCATTACGAGCCGGGCATCCAGTGGCGCGACTGGAAGAGCACGGGCGATGTGGTGGCGGGCCGGGGAATCAATCGGCAGATCCAGCGGGCCTATGGCTTTCTGGCCAGCCGCTACCGGCCCGGCGACCGGATATACCTGATCGGCTATTCGCGCGGGGCCTATGCGGTGCGCAGCCTTGCGGGCTGTATCGACACCGTGGGCCTGCTGAAGCGCGACAATGCCACTGTGCGGGGCATCCGGCAGGTTTGGCGGCACTATCGCGCGGGCGGTGGCAGCGAGGCGGCGCTGCGCTTCCGGCTGGCCTATTGCCACAATGACGTGCGGATCGAGGCGGTGGGCTGCTGGGACACTGTGAAGAGCCTTGGCGTGCGGCTGCCGGTGCTCTGGCGGTTCACCAACGATGCGCATGCCTTTCACAACCACAACCTTGGCGCGGTGGTGAAGAACGGCTTTCACGCGTTGGCGCTGGACGAGACGCGGCAGGCCTACGCCCCGGTGATGTGGCAGAGCCGGGAGGGCTGGCCGGGGGAGCGGCTGGAGCAGGTGTGGTTCAGGGGCAGCCACGGCGACGTGGGCGGGCATATCACGCCCTTTCTCAAGGCGCGGCCGCTGGCCAATATCTCGCTGGTGTGGATGCTGGGGCGGCTGGCGGATTGCGGGCTGCCGCTGCCCGAGGGCTGGGCAGCGGAATTTCCGCAGGATGTGAACGCCCCCTCGATCGGGCGGTTCATGGGCTGGGGTAAGCTGTTTCTCTCCCGCCGGTCGCGGGTGATCATGGAAGACCCGAGCGAATCCTACCACCCCACGGCCCGCCCCGATGCGCCGCTGATGGCCGCGCCCGGCTCGGGCGGGCCGGGGCCGTCGGTGGAAAAGCGCAAGGAAAAGAGGGCGGAATCGCAGGAACTGCCCCCAAGCCCGCCTGACGAGGCTTGA
- a CDS encoding CTP synthetase, with product MIRLALVLYSLIGTTLAGSFVVAALVTGHDTLWPILVAAAAGAVVAVPVSLLVARQIAG from the coding sequence ATGATCCGGCTCGCTTTGGTTTTGTATTCGCTCATCGGCACCACGCTTGCGGGCAGCTTTGTGGTGGCCGCGCTTGTAACGGGGCATGACACGCTCTGGCCGATCCTCGTGGCGGCTGCTGCGGGGGCTGTGGTGGCAGTGCCAGTCTCGCTCTTGGTCGCGCGGCAGATCGCCGGTTAG
- a CDS encoding DUF2442 domain-containing protein, translating into MSISAVDVRFDDDAMWVGLQDGRTIGVPLAWFPRLLGASAEERAAVKISPFGLHWEGLDEDISVAGLLAKDAPGVAAE; encoded by the coding sequence ATGAGCATTTCGGCGGTTGACGTGCGATTTGACGACGACGCAATGTGGGTGGGGCTTCAGGACGGGCGCACCATTGGGGTGCCATTGGCCTGGTTTCCCCGGTTGCTTGGGGCCAGTGCGGAGGAGCGTGCGGCGGTGAAGATTTCGCCGTTCGGGCTGCACTGGGAGGGGCTCGACGAGGATATCTCTGTGGCCGGGTTGCTGGCGAAGGATGCGCCGGGGGTGGCGGCGGAGTAA
- the lepA gene encoding translation elongation factor 4 produces MTDLKHIRNFSIVAHIDHGKSTLADRLIQSTGTVQDRDMKEQLLDSMDIERERGITIKAQTVRIDYEAEDGERYVLNLIDTPGHVDFAYEVSRSMRAVEGSLLVVDSTQGVEAQTLANVYQAIDADHEIVPVLNKIDLPASDCDRVAEQIEDVIGIDASGAIRVSAKTGVGIKETLEAIVKVLPAPQGEREAPLKAMLVDSWYDAYLGVIVLVRIKDGVLKKGDRIKMMSTGAVYPVERLGVFKPALLPVDTLGPGEIGFFTGSIKQVRDTRVGDTITTEKKGTDKPLPGFKPSVPVVFCGLFPVDSAEFEDLRDAIEKLALNDASFSYEMETSAALGFGFRCGFLGLLHLEVIRDRIEREYDIELITTAPSVVYHLYMKDGEMRELHNPADMPDLTHVDHVEEPRIKATILVPDDYLGDVLKLCQERRGIQMDLTYVGGRAMVVYDLPLNEVVFDFYDRLKSITKGYASFDYQMTGYRQDNLVKMSVLVNDEPVDALSMMVHRDRAEQRGRAMCEKLKELIPRHMFKIPIQAAIGGKVIARETLSALRKDVTAKCYGGDATRKKKLLEKQKAGKKKMRQFGKVDIPQEAFISALKMDS; encoded by the coding sequence ATGACCGACCTGAAACACATCCGCAACTTCTCCATCGTCGCCCATATCGACCACGGGAAATCCACGCTTGCCGACCGGCTGATCCAGTCGACCGGGACAGTGCAGGACCGCGACATGAAGGAGCAGCTTCTGGACTCGATGGATATCGAGCGGGAGCGGGGCATCACAATCAAGGCGCAGACCGTGCGGATCGATTACGAGGCCGAGGACGGGGAGCGCTACGTGCTCAACCTGATCGACACGCCCGGCCACGTGGACTTTGCCTATGAGGTCTCGCGGAGCATGCGCGCCGTGGAGGGCTCGCTGCTGGTGGTGGACTCCACGCAAGGGGTCGAGGCGCAGACGCTCGCCAACGTCTACCAAGCGATCGACGCGGACCACGAGATTGTGCCGGTGCTGAACAAGATCGACCTGCCGGCCTCGGATTGCGACCGGGTGGCTGAGCAGATCGAGGATGTGATCGGGATCGATGCCTCGGGCGCGATCCGGGTCAGCGCCAAGACGGGCGTGGGCATCAAGGAGACGCTGGAGGCCATCGTGAAGGTGCTGCCCGCGCCGCAGGGCGAGCGGGAGGCGCCGCTGAAGGCGATGCTGGTGGACTCGTGGTACGATGCCTACCTCGGCGTGATCGTGCTGGTGCGGATCAAGGACGGCGTGCTGAAGAAGGGCGACCGGATCAAGATGATGAGCACCGGGGCGGTCTACCCGGTGGAGCGGCTGGGGGTGTTCAAACCCGCACTGCTGCCGGTGGACACGCTGGGGCCGGGGGAGATCGGGTTTTTCACCGGGTCGATCAAGCAGGTGCGCGACACCCGGGTGGGTGACACGATCACCACCGAGAAGAAGGGCACCGACAAGCCGCTGCCGGGCTTCAAACCCTCTGTGCCGGTGGTGTTCTGCGGGCTGTTCCCGGTGGACTCGGCGGAGTTCGAAGACCTGCGGGATGCGATCGAGAAGCTGGCGCTGAACGATGCCTCCTTCAGCTACGAGATGGAGACGAGCGCCGCGCTGGGCTTCGGTTTCCGCTGCGGGTTCCTCGGGCTGCTGCACCTCGAAGTGATCCGCGACCGGATCGAGCGGGAATATGACATCGAGCTGATCACCACCGCGCCGAGCGTGGTGTATCACCTCTACATGAAAGACGGGGAGATGCGGGAGCTGCACAACCCCGCTGACATGCCCGACCTGACCCATGTGGACCACGTGGAGGAGCCGCGGATCAAGGCGACGATCCTCGTGCCGGATGACTATCTTGGCGACGTGCTGAAGCTCTGCCAGGAGCGGCGCGGCATCCAGATGGACCTGACCTATGTGGGTGGCCGGGCGATGGTGGTTTACGACCTGCCGCTGAACGAAGTGGTCTTCGACTTCTACGACCGGCTGAAGAGCATCACCAAGGGCTATGCCTCCTTCGACTACCAGATGACGGGCTACCGGCAGGACAACCTTGTGAAGATGTCGGTGCTGGTGAACGACGAGCCGGTGGACGCGCTGAGCATGATGGTCCACCGCGACCGGGCCGAGCAGCGGGGCCGGGCGATGTGCGAGAAGCTGAAAGAGCTGATCCCCCGCCACATGTTCAAGATCCCGATCCAGGCGGCCATCGGCGGCAAGGTGATCGCCCGGGAGACGTTGAGCGCCCTGCGGAAGGACGTGACGGCGAAGTGCTACGGCGGCGATGCCACTCGGAAAAAGAAGCTGCTGGAGAAGCAGAAGGCGGGTAAGAAGAAGATGCGCCAGTTCGGGAAGGTGGACATCCCGCAGGAGGCGTTTATTAGCGCTTTGAAAATGGACAGCTGA
- a CDS encoding alpha/beta fold hydrolase yields MLATTQYDGAPGAPALLIAHGLFGSARNWNVIAKRLSGARRVVTVDMRNHGQSPWADSHSYADLAADLAEVIEHEGAPMDLLGHSMGGKASMMLALSRPELIRRLIVADIAPVAYAHTQAHLIDAMRALDLTDLSSRSEADKRLAALVDEPGTRAFLLQSLDLKADPPAWRFNLDTLERDMPGIVGWPSPTGEHTGPTLFLTGAESDYVTPEARPEIKARFPNARFAKIPGAGHWLHADKPREFEATVEAYLSA; encoded by the coding sequence ATGCTGGCCACGACCCAATACGACGGCGCCCCCGGCGCCCCCGCCCTCCTCATCGCCCACGGCCTCTTCGGCTCGGCGCGCAACTGGAACGTCATCGCCAAGCGCCTCTCCGGCGCCCGCCGGGTGGTGACCGTCGACATGCGCAACCACGGCCAGTCGCCCTGGGCGGACAGCCACAGCTACGCCGACCTCGCCGCCGACCTCGCCGAGGTGATCGAGCACGAGGGCGCGCCGATGGACCTGCTCGGCCACTCGATGGGCGGCAAGGCCTCGATGATGCTGGCCCTCTCCCGCCCCGAACTGATCCGCCGCCTGATCGTGGCCGACATCGCCCCCGTCGCCTACGCCCACACCCAAGCGCACCTGATCGACGCCATGCGCGCGCTCGACCTCACCGATCTGTCCTCCCGCTCCGAGGCCGACAAGCGCCTCGCCGCCCTTGTCGATGAGCCCGGCACCCGCGCCTTCCTGCTGCAATCGCTCGATCTCAAGGCCGACCCGCCCGCATGGCGCTTCAACCTCGACACGCTGGAGCGCGACATGCCCGGCATCGTCGGCTGGCCCTCGCCCACCGGCGAACACACCGGCCCCACGCTCTTTCTGACCGGCGCCGAGAGCGACTATGTCACCCCCGAGGCCCGGCCCGAGATCAAAGCCCGCTTCCCCAATGCCCGCTTCGCCAAGATCCCCGGCGCGGGCCACTGGCTCCACGCCGACAAGCCGCGCGAGTTCGAGGCGACGGTCGAGGCCTATCTCAGCGCCTAA
- a CDS encoding YcjF family protein — protein sequence MSEKSGPLVFEVEDDAPGPDKAPPVPEVAQGPAAMQRLAVRSARPGSRIARLFWAGLAGVVSLVVSVAAWDFVMRLLERSPVLGWVATVLIAVTLLALAVMALRELAAFARLARLDGLQKAAAGALVSGDLGAARGVVDRLERLYATRDDTRWGRERLAERRGDAFDADALLSLAERELLVPLDAAAQAEVEAAARQVATVTAVVPLALADVFTALTSNMRMIRRIAEVYGGRAGVLGSWRLTRTVLAHLVATGAVAVGDDLIGSVAGGGVLSKLSRRFGEGVINGALTARVGVAAMEVCRPLPFGEGRRPSVTGLVSRALTGLFGRSEAGREDG from the coding sequence ATGAGCGAGAAATCGGGGCCGCTGGTCTTTGAGGTAGAGGATGATGCGCCGGGGCCCGACAAGGCCCCGCCGGTGCCGGAGGTGGCGCAGGGGCCTGCGGCGATGCAGCGGCTCGCGGTGCGCTCCGCGCGGCCCGGCAGCCGGATTGCGCGGCTGTTCTGGGCCGGGCTCGCGGGCGTGGTCAGCCTCGTGGTCTCGGTTGCGGCATGGGACTTTGTGATGCGCCTGCTGGAGCGCAGCCCGGTGCTGGGCTGGGTGGCGACGGTGCTGATTGCCGTGACGCTGCTGGCGCTGGCGGTGATGGCGCTGCGCGAGTTGGCGGCCTTTGCCCGGTTGGCGCGGCTCGACGGGCTCCAGAAGGCGGCCGCCGGGGCGCTGGTGAGCGGCGATCTGGGCGCTGCACGGGGCGTGGTGGACCGTCTGGAGCGGCTCTATGCCACGCGGGATGACACGCGCTGGGGCCGGGAGCGGCTGGCGGAGCGGCGGGGTGATGCCTTTGACGCCGATGCGCTGCTTTCCCTTGCCGAGCGCGAATTGCTGGTGCCGCTCGACGCCGCGGCGCAGGCCGAGGTGGAGGCGGCGGCGCGGCAGGTGGCCACGGTGACGGCGGTGGTGCCGCTGGCGCTGGCCGATGTGTTCACCGCGCTGACCTCCAACATGCGGATGATACGGCGGATCGCCGAGGTCTATGGCGGGCGAGCGGGCGTGCTCGGCAGCTGGCGGCTGACGCGGACGGTGCTGGCGCATCTGGTCGCCACGGGCGCTGTGGCGGTGGGGGATGACCTGATCGGCTCGGTTGCAGGCGGCGGGGTGCTGAGCAAGCTCTCGCGCCGGTTCGGCGAAGGGGTGATCAATGGCGCGCTGACCGCACGAGTTGGCGTGGCCGCGATGGAGGTCTGCCGCCCGCTGCCCTTTGGCGAGGGCAGACGGCCCAGCGTGACGGGGCTGGTGAGCCGTGCGCTCACGGGGCTTTTTGGCCGGAGTGAGGCGGGGCGAGAGGACGGGTAG
- a CDS encoding copper chaperone PCu(A)C, translating into MNLKAMTLAALVVASPAFAEIKIVDAYARAASPSAKSGAAFMEIINTGAEDDRLIAAASEVAARVELHTHKDMGDGVMKMMEVEEGFAVPAGGHHMLARGGDHVMMMGLTGPLEQGATVTVTLTFEQAGEMVVEIPVDNERMPGAMDHGEMDHSGHGN; encoded by the coding sequence ATGAACCTCAAAGCCATGACCCTTGCCGCCCTCGTGGTGGCCTCGCCCGCTTTCGCTGAAATCAAGATCGTCGACGCTTATGCCCGCGCCGCCAGCCCCTCGGCCAAGTCGGGCGCGGCTTTCATGGAGATCATAAACACTGGCGCCGAGGATGACCGGTTGATTGCTGCCGCCTCGGAGGTTGCCGCGCGGGTGGAGTTGCACACCCACAAGGACATGGGCGACGGCGTGATGAAGATGATGGAGGTCGAGGAGGGTTTTGCCGTGCCCGCCGGGGGCCATCACATGCTGGCACGGGGCGGCGACCACGTGATGATGATGGGGCTGACCGGCCCGCTGGAGCAGGGCGCCACGGTGACGGTGACGCTCACCTTCGAGCAGGCCGGGGAGATGGTGGTGGAGATCCCGGTGGACAATGAGCGGATGCCCGGGGCGATGGACCACGGCGAGATGGACCATTCAGGCCACGGGAACTGA
- a CDS encoding NAD-dependent deacylase, with protein METITILTGAGISAESGIATFRDPGGIWAQYDIEDVATPEAFARNPELVLDFYNMRREKVRKAKPNAAHHALGRLQKSYPGTVHIITQNVDNLHEKGGAEVIHMHGAHHTALCAACGARWPAPPAMALHDPCPECRQPATRPDVVWFGEVPYHMERIGEILQRTDLFVSIGTSGAVYPAAGFVRLARAAGAEALELNLEPSEITPLFTESRHGPATELVPAWVDGLL; from the coding sequence ATCGAGACCATCACCATCCTCACCGGCGCGGGCATCTCTGCCGAGAGCGGCATCGCCACGTTTCGCGATCCGGGCGGCATCTGGGCGCAGTATGATATCGAGGATGTCGCCACCCCCGAGGCTTTCGCCCGCAATCCCGAGCTGGTGCTCGATTTCTACAACATGCGCCGGGAAAAAGTGAGAAAAGCCAAGCCAAACGCCGCGCATCACGCGCTCGGAAGGTTGCAAAAGTCCTATCCCGGCACGGTGCATATCATCACCCAGAACGTCGATAACCTGCATGAAAAGGGCGGTGCGGAGGTGATCCACATGCACGGGGCGCATCACACCGCGCTCTGTGCCGCCTGCGGCGCGCGCTGGCCCGCCCCGCCCGCCATGGCACTGCATGATCCATGCCCCGAGTGCCGCCAGCCCGCCACCCGGCCCGATGTCGTCTGGTTCGGTGAGGTGCCTTATCATATGGAGCGCATCGGCGAGATCCTCCAGAGAACCGATCTCTTCGTCTCCATCGGCACCTCCGGCGCGGTCTACCCGGCGGCGGGCTTCGTCCGCCTCGCCCGCGCCGCCGGGGCCGAGGCGCTGGAACTCAACCTCGAGCCCTCCGAGATCACCCCGCTCTTCACCGAGTCCCGCCACGGCCCCGCCACCGAACTGGTGCCCGCCTGGGTCGACGGCCTCCTGTAA
- a CDS encoding nitroreductase family protein, translating to MFSKDKLDFEPIPLPDRAELSDAENLAAVRAFLATMEKRHTVREFSDRPVDRAVIEAAVAAAGRAPSGANHQPWHFAAISGPKAKAAIRAAAEKEEEAFYAGGGGDEWLKALEPMGTDAAKPHLDIAPWLIVIFAQRWGEFDDGTRYKNYYVPESVGIATGFLIAALHHAGLVALTHTPNPMKFLNDLLGRPASEKPVMILAVGHPAEDATVPKAAKIKKPLSEIMSVIEG from the coding sequence ATGTTTTCCAAAGACAAGCTCGATTTCGAGCCCATTCCCCTGCCTGACCGCGCCGAACTGAGTGACGCCGAGAACCTCGCCGCCGTCCGCGCCTTTCTGGCCACGATGGAAAAGCGCCATACCGTACGCGAGTTCTCAGACCGCCCGGTGGATCGCGCGGTGATCGAGGCCGCCGTGGCCGCCGCAGGCCGCGCGCCTTCCGGCGCCAACCACCAGCCCTGGCACTTTGCAGCCATCTCCGGCCCCAAGGCCAAGGCCGCCATCCGGGCGGCGGCGGAGAAGGAAGAAGAGGCCTTCTACGCGGGTGGCGGCGGCGATGAATGGCTGAAGGCGCTCGAGCCGATGGGCACCGATGCTGCCAAGCCGCATCTCGATATCGCGCCCTGGCTCATTGTCATCTTCGCCCAGCGTTGGGGCGAGTTCGATGACGGCACCCGCTACAAAAACTACTACGTCCCCGAGAGCGTCGGCATCGCCACCGGCTTTCTAATCGCCGCACTGCATCACGCCGGGCTGGTCGCGCTCACGCACACGCCCAACCCGATGAAATTCCTCAACGATCTGCTGGGGCGGCCCGCTTCGGAGAAGCCGGTGATGATCCTCGCCGTAGGCCACCCGGCCGAGGATGCGACGGTGCCGAAAGCGGCCAAGATCAAAAAGCCGCTTTCGGAGATCATGTCGGTGATCGAGGGCTGA
- a CDS encoding low molecular weight protein-tyrosine-phosphatase: MTHRVIFVCLGDICRSPTAHGIFEEKAREAGLDVHVEGAGTGAWHVGEPPDRRMQAAAKAAGYDLSHLRAQQFEAANFGRFDAIYAMDRQNLADIEALRPAGSTTPVTLFLSHGPSTREEVPDPHFEGGFDAVVDMVAETCDALVAGLKR, encoded by the coding sequence ATGACCCATCGCGTGATCTTTGTCTGCCTCGGCGACATCTGCCGCTCGCCCACCGCCCATGGCATCTTTGAGGAGAAGGCGCGGGAGGCGGGGCTCGACGTGCATGTGGAAGGCGCGGGCACCGGGGCGTGGCATGTGGGCGAGCCGCCCGACCGGCGGATGCAGGCGGCGGCGAAGGCGGCGGGCTACGACCTGAGCCACCTGCGCGCGCAGCAGTTCGAGGCCGCAAACTTTGGCCGGTTCGATGCGATCTACGCGATGGACCGGCAGAACCTTGCGGATATCGAGGCGCTCCGGCCTGCGGGCAGCACCACGCCTGTCACGCTGTTCTTGAGCCACGGGCCGAGCACGCGCGAAGAGGTGCCCGATCCCCATTTCGAGGGCGGCTTCGACGCTGTGGTGGATATGGTGGCCGAGACCTGCGACGCGCTGGTCGCCGGCCTCAAACGCTGA
- a CDS encoding DUF4160 domain-containing protein, whose translation MPTVFRHEGFRFFFYSNEGDPREPVHIHVMKDRSEAKFWVEPVVRLERAVGFDARTLRRLAGIVGENRERITEAWHEHFGG comes from the coding sequence ATGCCGACGGTCTTTCGCCACGAGGGGTTCCGCTTCTTCTTCTATTCCAACGAGGGAGACCCGCGTGAGCCGGTGCACATCCACGTGATGAAGGATCGGTCGGAAGCGAAGTTCTGGGTTGAGCCTGTGGTTCGGCTGGAGCGCGCAGTAGGGTTCGATGCCCGCACGCTGCGCCGTTTGGCCGGGATCGTGGGTGAGAACCGGGAAAGGATCACGGAGGCATGGCATGAGCATTTCGGCGGTTGA
- the rpmB gene encoding 50S ribosomal protein L28: protein MSRVCELTGKGPMTGNNVSHANNKTRRRFLPNLQDVTLISDTLGRPFKLKVSNHALRTVDHRGGLDAFLAKAKADDLSAKALKIKKDIEKAQAAA from the coding sequence ATGTCTCGCGTCTGCGAACTGACCGGCAAAGGCCCGATGACTGGCAACAACGTCAGCCACGCCAACAACAAAACCCGCCGTCGCTTTCTGCCCAACCTGCAGGATGTGACGCTGATCTCCGACACGCTGGGCCGCCCCTTCAAGCTGAAGGTGTCGAACCACGCCCTGCGCACCGTGGATCACCGCGGCGGTCTGGATGCCTTCCTTGCCAAGGCGAAGGCCGACGATCTCTCGGCCAAGGCCCTGAAGATCAAGAAAGATATCGAGAAGGCCCAGGCTGCCGCCTGA